A genomic window from Streptomyces broussonetiae includes:
- the grpE gene encoding nucleotide exchange factor GrpE has protein sequence MDKGRAGTRDPAQLQRLLEERTADLQRVKAEYDNYRKRVRRDRIAVREIAVANVLRALLPVLDSVDRVCAHEPMTTGLKDIADTLRTQAGSLGLEAFAKEGDPFDPSCHDALTHHVCPDAEQLICTKILRPGYRLGPGLLRPAHVEVTGPAPPARNPLGHDRPRHGAAHGSAGLTRAGHGERRG, from the coding sequence ATGGACAAGGGCCGGGCGGGTACCAGGGACCCCGCCCAGTTGCAACGGCTGCTGGAGGAACGCACGGCCGATCTGCAGCGGGTGAAGGCCGAGTACGACAACTACCGCAAGCGGGTGCGCCGGGACCGCATCGCCGTGCGCGAGATCGCCGTCGCCAACGTCCTGCGCGCCCTGCTGCCCGTCCTCGACTCCGTCGACCGCGTGTGCGCGCACGAACCCATGACCACAGGTCTGAAGGACATCGCCGACACCCTTCGAACCCAGGCGGGATCCCTGGGACTTGAGGCGTTCGCGAAGGAGGGCGACCCCTTCGACCCCTCCTGTCACGACGCCCTCACCCATCACGTCTGCCCCGACGCCGAGCAGTTGATCTGCACGAAGATCCTGCGCCCCGGCTACCGGCTCGGTCCCGGGCTGCTGCGTCCGGCCCATGTGGAGGTCACGGGGCCGGCGCCACCCGCGAGGAACCCCCTCGGCCACGATCGACCTCGCCACGGCGCGGCACACGGCAGCGCCGGCCTCACGCGGGCAGGGCACGGTGAGCGACGCGGGTGA
- the dnaK gene encoding molecular chaperone DnaK, giving the protein MARPVGIDLGTTNSVVSVLEGGEPTVVTNAEGARTTPSVVAFAKNGEVLVGEVAKRQAVTNVDRTARSVKRYMGDHGWHFPDHGDIDGRRYTAQEISARVLQKLKRDAEAHLGEDVTDAVVTVPAYFDDAQRQATKEAGEIAGLNVLRIINEPTAAALAYGLDKENDQTVLVFDLGGGTFDVSLLEIGEGVIEVKATNGDTHLGGDDWDQRIVDHLVTTFKNNYGLDLAKDKMAVQRLREAAERAKVELSSSSETNVNLPYITASPEGPLHLDEKLTRAQFQQLTADLLERCKAPFHNAIKDAGIKVSDIDHVILVGGSTRMPAVTDLVRELTGKDPHKGVNPDEVVAVGASLQAGVLKGEVKDILLLDVTPLSLGIETKGGIMTKLIDRNTTIPTRRSEIFTTAEDNQPSVSVQVYQGEREIAAYNKKLGMFELTGLAPAPRGVPQIEVAFDIDANGIMHVSAKDLGTGKEQKMTVTGGSALPKDDIDRMVREAEQHAEEDRRRREDAETRNQAEQLVYSTEKLIRENPEKIPADARSETESALTELKEKLKGEDTAAIRQAFERAAETAQKIGTALYEKSRTESQASSGAGPSSAGSAAPSSDEEVVDAEIVDDDKPQAG; this is encoded by the coding sequence ATGGCGCGTCCAGTCGGAATTGACCTGGGAACGACGAATTCCGTGGTCTCGGTCCTCGAGGGCGGCGAGCCCACCGTGGTCACCAACGCGGAGGGGGCCCGGACGACACCTTCGGTCGTGGCGTTCGCGAAGAACGGCGAGGTGCTGGTCGGGGAGGTCGCCAAGCGGCAGGCGGTCACCAACGTCGACCGCACCGCACGCTCCGTGAAGCGGTACATGGGCGATCACGGCTGGCACTTCCCCGACCACGGTGACATCGACGGCAGGCGCTACACGGCGCAGGAGATCTCCGCGCGCGTGCTGCAGAAGCTCAAGCGGGACGCGGAGGCGCACCTGGGCGAGGACGTCACCGACGCCGTCGTCACCGTCCCCGCCTACTTCGACGACGCCCAGCGGCAGGCGACCAAGGAGGCCGGGGAGATCGCCGGCCTGAACGTGCTGCGGATCATCAACGAGCCGACGGCGGCGGCGCTGGCGTACGGGCTGGACAAGGAGAACGACCAGACGGTCCTCGTCTTCGACCTGGGCGGCGGTACCTTCGACGTGTCCCTGCTGGAGATCGGCGAGGGCGTCATCGAGGTCAAGGCCACCAACGGCGACACGCACCTCGGCGGCGACGACTGGGACCAGCGGATCGTCGACCACCTGGTCACGACCTTCAAGAACAACTACGGCCTCGATCTCGCCAAGGACAAGATGGCCGTGCAGCGGCTGCGGGAGGCCGCGGAGCGGGCCAAGGTCGAGTTGTCCAGCTCGTCGGAGACGAACGTCAACCTCCCCTACATCACGGCCTCTCCGGAGGGCCCGCTGCACCTGGACGAGAAGCTCACCCGCGCCCAGTTCCAGCAACTGACGGCGGACCTGCTGGAGCGCTGCAAGGCCCCGTTCCACAACGCGATCAAGGACGCCGGCATCAAGGTCTCCGACATCGACCATGTCATCCTGGTCGGCGGTTCGACCCGTATGCCGGCGGTGACGGACCTGGTGCGGGAACTGACCGGCAAGGACCCGCACAAGGGCGTGAACCCGGACGAGGTGGTGGCCGTCGGCGCCTCGCTCCAGGCCGGTGTCCTCAAGGGCGAGGTCAAGGACATCCTGCTGCTCGACGTCACCCCGCTGTCCCTGGGCATCGAGACCAAGGGCGGCATCATGACCAAGCTGATCGACCGCAACACCACGATCCCGACCCGGCGTTCGGAGATCTTCACCACCGCCGAGGACAACCAACCCTCGGTGAGCGTGCAGGTGTACCAGGGCGAGCGGGAGATAGCCGCCTACAACAAGAAACTCGGCATGTTCGAACTCACCGGCCTCGCGCCTGCGCCGCGCGGAGTGCCGCAGATCGAGGTCGCCTTCGACATCGACGCCAACGGCATCATGCACGTCTCCGCCAAGGACCTCGGCACCGGCAAGGAACAGAAGATGACCGTCACCGGCGGCTCGGCGCTCCCCAAGGACGACATCGACCGTATGGTGCGCGAGGCGGAGCAGCATGCCGAGGAGGACCGCAGGCGCCGGGAGGACGCGGAGACCCGCAACCAGGCCGAACAGCTCGTCTACTCCACCGAGAAGCTCATCAGGGAGAACCCCGAGAAGATCCCGGCGGACGCGAGGAGCGAGACGGAGAGCGCCCTCACGGAGCTGAAGGAGAAGCTCAAGGGCGAGGACACGGCCGCGATCCGGCAGGCCTTCGAGCGTGCGGCCGAGACGGCACAGAAGATCGGCACGGCCCTGTACGAGAAGTCCCGTACCGAGAGCCAGGCGTCCTCCGGCGCGGGCCCGTCGTCCGCCGGCTCCGCTGCCCCATCCTCGGACGAGGAAGTGGTGGACGCCGAGATCGTCGACGACGACAAACCGCAGGCGGGCTGA
- a CDS encoding RtcB family protein encodes MEWVEERSFRYRIEPSGGMRVPGIVFATRDLLTDAEQSLEQVIHVAALPGIVAASYAMPDIHWGYGFPIGGVAATDVDAGGVVSPGGVGFDISCGVRLLAADRDGDEFRPALTAVMDGLDRAIPRGAGPGGVWRPDGPGELERLLAGGSRYAVERGHGEERDLLRCEDGGAVADADVTQVGQRARERGLGQVGSLGSANHFLEVQQVTEVYDVPAATAFGIEPGQVCVMIHCGSRGLGHQICTDHVRVMDRAMTRYGITVPDRQLACTPVDSPEGRAYLGAMAAAANYGRANRQLLSDAARAVFRRAVGARLSLVYDVSHNLAKIETHPVAGRCRRLCVHRKGATRAFPPGHPELPEDIREFGQPVLIPGTLGTASYVLAGVPVGDAFHSTCHGAGRTMSRHQAARTVTGSELRVRLRQAGIAARPKSWRGLTEETPEAYKDVDAVVAASEGAGLCRKVARLVPLGVVKG; translated from the coding sequence ATGGAATGGGTCGAAGAACGTTCCTTCCGCTACCGCATCGAGCCGAGCGGTGGCATGCGGGTGCCCGGGATCGTGTTCGCCACCCGGGACCTGCTCACGGACGCCGAGCAGTCCCTGGAGCAGGTGATCCATGTGGCGGCACTGCCGGGGATCGTCGCCGCTTCGTACGCCATGCCGGACATCCACTGGGGGTACGGCTTCCCCATCGGCGGTGTCGCGGCCACGGACGTCGACGCCGGAGGGGTGGTCTCGCCGGGCGGGGTCGGTTTCGACATCTCCTGCGGTGTCCGGCTGCTGGCCGCCGACCGCGACGGTGACGAGTTCCGGCCCGCCCTGACCGCGGTGATGGACGGCCTGGACCGGGCGATCCCGCGCGGGGCCGGGCCGGGCGGGGTGTGGCGGCCCGACGGCCCCGGCGAGCTGGAGCGGCTGCTGGCCGGGGGCTCCCGGTACGCCGTGGAACGGGGCCATGGGGAGGAGCGCGACCTGCTGCGCTGCGAGGACGGTGGCGCGGTCGCCGACGCGGATGTGACACAGGTCGGCCAGCGGGCCCGCGAGCGGGGTCTCGGCCAGGTGGGCAGCCTGGGGTCCGCCAACCACTTCCTGGAGGTGCAGCAGGTCACCGAGGTGTACGACGTCCCCGCCGCGACCGCATTCGGGATCGAACCGGGCCAGGTGTGCGTGATGATCCACTGCGGGTCCCGCGGACTCGGGCACCAGATCTGTACCGATCATGTGCGGGTCATGGACCGTGCCATGACCCGCTACGGCATCACCGTGCCCGACCGGCAGCTGGCCTGTACGCCGGTGGACTCACCCGAGGGGCGGGCGTACCTCGGGGCGATGGCCGCGGCCGCCAACTACGGCCGGGCGAACCGCCAGCTGCTGTCCGACGCGGCCCGGGCCGTCTTCCGGCGCGCCGTGGGTGCCCGGCTGTCGCTGGTGTACGACGTCTCTCACAACCTCGCCAAGATCGAGACCCATCCGGTGGCGGGCCGGTGCCGCCGGCTGTGCGTCCACCGCAAGGGCGCCACTCGGGCCTTTCCGCCCGGACACCCTGAACTACCCGAGGACATAAGGGAGTTCGGGCAGCCGGTGCTGATCCCCGGCACGCTCGGGACGGCGTCGTACGTGCTGGCCGGAGTGCCCGTGGGTGATGCCTTCCACTCGACCTGCCATGGTGCGGGCCGCACCATGAGCCGGCACCAGGCCGCGCGCACCGTCACCGGCAGTGAGCTGCGGGTGCGCCTGCGCCAGGCCGGGATCGCCGCACGCCCCAAGTCCTGGCGCGGTCTGACCGAGGAGACACCGGAGGCGTACAAGGACGTGGACGCCGTGGTTGCCGCGAGCGAGGGTGCGGGGTTGTGCCGGAAGGTCGCCCGGCTCGTGCCGCTCGGGGTGGTCAAAGGGTGA
- a CDS encoding archease: MVGDIGDELQARREGENGHCVMPHTADIRLHAWGTTREHCLTEAVRALVEAFAEVSHARPSTVERVRLAPGGDEELLVALLDEVVFRLEVAGRIPVDVEAEPTDDGGLEVRLSLADLTDVAVIGAAPKGVSWQELHIGPDPYGWSCTVIVDV; this comes from the coding sequence ATGGTCGGCGACATCGGCGACGAGCTGCAGGCGCGGCGCGAGGGCGAGAACGGCCACTGCGTGATGCCGCACACCGCCGACATCCGCCTGCACGCCTGGGGCACCACCCGTGAGCACTGCCTCACCGAGGCCGTGCGCGCCCTCGTGGAGGCCTTCGCCGAGGTGTCGCACGCCCGTCCCAGCACCGTCGAACGAGTCCGCCTGGCCCCCGGCGGCGACGAGGAACTGCTGGTAGCGCTGCTGGACGAGGTCGTCTTCCGGCTCGAGGTCGCGGGCCGGATCCCGGTCGACGTGGAAGCGGAGCCCACCGACGACGGCGGACTGGAGGTACGGCTCTCGCTCGCCGACCTCACCGACGTCGCCGTCATCGGCGCCGCTCCCAAGGGTGTCTCCTGGCAGGAGCTGCACATCGGTCCGGACCCTTACGGATGGAGCTGCACGGTGATCGTGGACGTGTGA
- a CDS encoding acetoacetate decarboxylase → MRAEDVVGAPTTPLGAPAFPVGPYRFTDREYLNITYRTDPAALERVVPEPLRVVEPLVRFEVMRMPDVTGLGDYTEAGQLAVVEYEGEAGEYCLSMHVDNFPAIASGREIGAFPKKAGRPRLYVDHDTLVGTLDHGSLPVARATMGYKHQQLPAEQAREELTQPTFMLKKLPHYDGSPRICELVRTQISDLTVKGSWSGPARLQLFAHALAPLADLPVLEIVSASHILTDLTLGRAQLVHDYLA, encoded by the coding sequence ATGCGAGCCGAGGACGTCGTCGGCGCACCGACGACACCGCTGGGTGCCCCGGCCTTTCCGGTCGGTCCGTACCGGTTCACCGACCGCGAGTACCTGAACATCACCTACCGGACGGATCCCGCGGCCCTGGAGCGGGTCGTACCGGAGCCGCTGCGCGTGGTGGAGCCACTGGTCCGCTTCGAGGTCATGCGGATGCCGGACGTCACGGGCCTCGGCGACTACACGGAGGCGGGCCAGCTGGCCGTCGTCGAGTACGAGGGCGAGGCAGGCGAGTACTGCTTGTCCATGCACGTGGACAACTTCCCCGCCATCGCGAGCGGACGCGAGATCGGCGCCTTCCCGAAGAAGGCCGGCCGGCCCCGGCTGTACGTCGACCACGACACCCTCGTCGGCACGCTCGACCACGGCTCACTGCCCGTCGCCCGCGCGACGATGGGCTACAAGCACCAGCAGCTCCCCGCAGAGCAGGCCCGCGAGGAGCTGACCCAGCCGACGTTCATGCTCAAGAAGCTGCCGCACTACGACGGTTCCCCGCGCATCTGCGAACTCGTCCGCACACAGATCAGCGACCTCACCGTCAAGGGTTCCTGGAGCGGTCCCGCACGGCTGCAGCTCTTCGCCCACGCGCTGGCCCCGCTCGCCGACCTGCCCGTCCTGGAGATCGTCTCCGCCTCCCACATCCTCACCGATCTCACCCTGGGCCGCGCCCAGCTCGTCCACGACTACCTGGCCTGA
- a CDS encoding 3-hydroxyacyl-CoA dehydrogenase NAD-binding domain-containing protein translates to MPEHGSIAGIRNVTVVGGGVIGASWTALFLARGLSVIVSDPQPGIDEAALGQIAEAAPSLKALGLDTSRLTDRLAFEPDLATAVRAADLVQENGPERLELKHEMWRTIEENAPATALLATSTSGIPATEIATALKDPGRLVVGHPFNPPHLVPLVEVVPGERTSDETVERARAFYRALGKRPQVLRKEVPGFVANRLQSALFRECVHLVSEGVVTMQELDDIVTSSIGQRWAVAGPFRSFHLGGGEGGMPHFMDHFGIGMERRWAAMLQEKVAFDEPTKRLLTEQAKDFGGTVDELAAERDRKQIALMRALGESFAD, encoded by the coding sequence ATGCCAGAGCACGGCAGCATCGCCGGAATCCGCAACGTCACCGTGGTCGGGGGAGGCGTCATCGGTGCCTCCTGGACGGCGCTGTTCCTCGCCCGCGGCCTGTCCGTCATCGTCAGCGACCCGCAGCCCGGCATCGACGAGGCCGCGCTCGGACAGATCGCCGAGGCCGCGCCCTCGCTCAAGGCGCTCGGGCTGGACACCTCGCGGCTCACCGACCGGCTCGCCTTCGAACCGGACCTGGCCACCGCCGTCCGCGCCGCGGACCTGGTGCAGGAGAACGGCCCGGAGCGGCTGGAGCTCAAGCACGAGATGTGGCGCACCATCGAGGAGAACGCGCCCGCCACCGCCCTGCTCGCCACCTCCACCTCCGGCATCCCCGCCACCGAGATCGCCACCGCCCTCAAGGACCCGGGACGCCTCGTCGTCGGTCACCCCTTCAACCCTCCGCACCTGGTGCCGCTGGTGGAGGTCGTACCGGGGGAGCGGACCTCGGACGAGACGGTCGAGCGCGCCCGCGCCTTCTACCGGGCACTCGGCAAGCGTCCGCAGGTGCTGCGCAAGGAGGTACCCGGATTCGTGGCCAACCGGCTGCAGTCCGCGCTCTTTCGCGAGTGCGTGCACCTCGTGAGCGAGGGCGTCGTCACCATGCAGGAGCTGGACGACATCGTCACCTCGTCCATCGGACAGCGGTGGGCCGTCGCCGGCCCCTTCCGCTCCTTCCACCTCGGCGGCGGAGAGGGCGGCATGCCCCACTTCATGGACCATTTCGGTATCGGAATGGAGCGCCGCTGGGCCGCCATGCTCCAGGAGAAGGTCGCCTTCGACGAGCCCACCAAGCGGCTGCTGACCGAGCAGGCCAAGGACTTCGGCGGCACAGTCGACGAACTCGCCGCCGAACGCGACCGCAAGCAGATCGCCCTCATGCGCGCCCTCGGAGAGAGTTTCGCCGACTGA